Proteins found in one Oncorhynchus gorbuscha isolate QuinsamMale2020 ecotype Even-year linkage group LG15, OgorEven_v1.0, whole genome shotgun sequence genomic segment:
- the LOC123997678 gene encoding septin-7 isoform X2, giving the protein MAQQKNLEGYVGFASLPNQVYRKSVKRGFEFTLMVVGESGLGKSTLINSLFLTDLYSSEYPGPSHRVKKTVQVEQSKVLVKEGGVQLLLTIVDTPGFGDAVDNSNCWQPVIDHIDSKFEDYLNCESRVNRRLMPDSRVQCCLYFIAPSGHGLKPLDIEFMKRLHEKVNVIPLIAKADTLTPEECQRFKKQIMREILEHKIKIYEFPETDDEEENKLVKKIKDRLPLAVVGSNTIIEVNGKRTRGRQYPWGVAEVENGDHCDFTILRDMLIRTHMQDLKDVTNNVHYENYRSRKLAAVTYNGQDNNRVKGQQSTKSPLAQMEEERREHVAKMKKMEMEMEQVFEMKVKEKIQKLKDSEAELSRRHEQMKKNLEAQHKELEEKRRQFEDDRANWEANQRLEQQRLDASRTLEKNKKKGKIF; this is encoded by the exons GTGAATCGGGATTGGGCAAGTCCACGTTGATCAACTCTCTGTTCCTGACAGACTTGTACTCGTCAGAATACCCTGGGCCTTCACACAGAGTCAAAAAGACTGTACAG GTGGAGCAATCCAAAGTGTTAGTAAAGGAAGGTGGTGTCCAGCTCCTGCTCACAATAGTCGACACCCCAGGATTCGGCGACGCTGTGGACAATAGCAACTG CTGGCAGCCGGTCATCGACCACATAGACAGCAAGTTTGAAGATTACCTCAACTGTGAGTCGCGGGTGAACAGACGACTGATGCCTGACAGCAGAGTGCAGTGCTGCCTCTACTTCATCGCCCCCTCGGGACACGG ACTGAAGCCTCTGGATATTGAGTTTATGAAACGGTTGCATGAGAAGGTGAACGTCATCCCACTGATCGCAAAAGCAGACACTCTCACCCCAGAGGAGTGCCAACGGTTCAAGAAGCAG ATCATGCGGGAAATCCTGGAACATAAAATCAAGATCTACGAGTTCCCAGAGACGGATGATGAGGAAGAGAACAAACTGGTGAAGAAGATCAAG GACCGTCTGCCCCTGGCCGTGGTGGGCAGTAACACCATCATCGAGGTGAATGGGAAGAGGACCAGAGGAAGACAGTACCCATGGGGAGTGGCAGAAG TTGAGAACGGAGACCACTGTGATTTCACCATCCTACGAGACATGCTCATCAG AACCCACATGCAGGACCTGAAGGACGTGACCAATAACGTCCACTATGAGAACTACCGTAGCAGGAAGCTGGCAGCCGTCACCTACAACGGACAGGACAACAACAGGGTCAAGGGTCAACAGTCGACGAA GAGCCCCCTGGCTCAGATGGAGGAGGAGCGGCGGGAGCACGTGGCCAAGATGAAGAAGATGGAGATGGAAATGGAACAGGTGTTTGAGATGAAGGTCAAGGAGAAGATCCAGAAGCTGAAAGATTCCGAGGCTGAG CTGTCAAGGCGTCATGAGCAGATGAAGAAGAATCTGGAGGCCCAGCACAAGGAGCTGGAGGAGAAGAGACGCCAGTTTGAGGATGACCGGGCCAACTGGGAGGCCAATCAGCGCCTGGAGCAACAGAGACTGGATGCCTCCAG GACTCTGGAAAAGAACAAAAAGAAGGGGaagatattttag
- the LOC123997678 gene encoding septin-7 isoform X1 yields MAQQKNLEGYVGFASLPNQVYRKSVKRGFEFTLMVVGESGLGKSTLINSLFLTDLYSSEYPGPSHRVKKTVQVEQSKVLVKEGGVQLLLTIVDTPGFGDAVDNSNCWQPVIDHIDSKFEDYLNCESRVNRRLMPDSRVQCCLYFIAPSGHGLKPLDIEFMKRLHEKVNVIPLIAKADTLTPEECQRFKKQIMREILEHKIKIYEFPETDDEEENKLVKKIKDRLPLAVVGSNTIIEVNGKRTRGRQYPWGVAEVENGDHCDFTILRDMLIRTHMQDLKDVTNNVHYENYRSRKLAAVTYNGQDNNRVKGQQSTKHDTGEGMSPLAQMEEERREHVAKMKKMEMEMEQVFEMKVKEKIQKLKDSEAELSRRHEQMKKNLEAQHKELEEKRRQFEDDRANWEANQRLEQQRLDASRTLEKNKKKGKIF; encoded by the exons GTGAATCGGGATTGGGCAAGTCCACGTTGATCAACTCTCTGTTCCTGACAGACTTGTACTCGTCAGAATACCCTGGGCCTTCACACAGAGTCAAAAAGACTGTACAG GTGGAGCAATCCAAAGTGTTAGTAAAGGAAGGTGGTGTCCAGCTCCTGCTCACAATAGTCGACACCCCAGGATTCGGCGACGCTGTGGACAATAGCAACTG CTGGCAGCCGGTCATCGACCACATAGACAGCAAGTTTGAAGATTACCTCAACTGTGAGTCGCGGGTGAACAGACGACTGATGCCTGACAGCAGAGTGCAGTGCTGCCTCTACTTCATCGCCCCCTCGGGACACGG ACTGAAGCCTCTGGATATTGAGTTTATGAAACGGTTGCATGAGAAGGTGAACGTCATCCCACTGATCGCAAAAGCAGACACTCTCACCCCAGAGGAGTGCCAACGGTTCAAGAAGCAG ATCATGCGGGAAATCCTGGAACATAAAATCAAGATCTACGAGTTCCCAGAGACGGATGATGAGGAAGAGAACAAACTGGTGAAGAAGATCAAG GACCGTCTGCCCCTGGCCGTGGTGGGCAGTAACACCATCATCGAGGTGAATGGGAAGAGGACCAGAGGAAGACAGTACCCATGGGGAGTGGCAGAAG TTGAGAACGGAGACCACTGTGATTTCACCATCCTACGAGACATGCTCATCAG AACCCACATGCAGGACCTGAAGGACGTGACCAATAACGTCCACTATGAGAACTACCGTAGCAGGAAGCTGGCAGCCGTCACCTACAACGGACAGGACAACAACAGGGTCAAGGGTCAACAGTCGACGAA ACATGACACAGGTGAAGGCAT GAGCCCCCTGGCTCAGATGGAGGAGGAGCGGCGGGAGCACGTGGCCAAGATGAAGAAGATGGAGATGGAAATGGAACAGGTGTTTGAGATGAAGGTCAAGGAGAAGATCCAGAAGCTGAAAGATTCCGAGGCTGAG CTGTCAAGGCGTCATGAGCAGATGAAGAAGAATCTGGAGGCCCAGCACAAGGAGCTGGAGGAGAAGAGACGCCAGTTTGAGGATGACCGGGCCAACTGGGAGGCCAATCAGCGCCTGGAGCAACAGAGACTGGATGCCTCCAG GACTCTGGAAAAGAACAAAAAGAAGGGGaagatattttag
- the LOC123997676 gene encoding GATOR complex protein MIOS isoform X2, translating to MSGSKPDILWSPHHADRYVICDSELGLYRIGRVGCGETKAGALPLSVETAATLLAINSDTPYMKCVAWYPKHEPECLLAVGQANGRVVLTSLGQSHNSKCKELMGKEFVPKHARQCNTLAWNPVDSNWLAAGLDKHRADFSVLIWDISSKFSPEASVAAEKIRLSSGDTDSSLVVTKPLYELGQNDACLSLCWLPRDQKLLLAGMHRNLAIFDLRNTSQKTFVNTKAIQGVTVDPHFPDRVASFFEGQVAIWDLRKFEKPVLTLTEQPKPLTKVAWCPTRMGLLATLTRDSNIIRLYDMQHTPTPIGDETEPTIIERSVQPSNSLIGSFAWHPTSQNRMVVVSAANRAMTDFTVFERISLAWSSTTSLMWACGRHLYECAEGVGGEGTVEKDIATKMRQRAQSRYGHDTVQVWKNHLLAGGDDPQLKSLWYTLFFMKQYTEDVEQKQQGSKQALVYSGIKNIVKSSSGTTENRRCWSGSDRQTDVPRFHSEERSLALRLCGWINRGPDINVEPFLRSLEGEGEWERAAAVALFNLDIRRAIQILNKGASAERGDLNLNVVAMALSGYTDEKSSLWREMCSSLRLQLKNPYLCVMFAFLTSEPGTYDGVLYESSVAVTDRVAFACMFLNDAQLPRYMEKLTSEMKEVGNLEGILLTGLTKDGVDLMESYVDRTGDVQTASFCMLKGSPGEVVKDPRVQCWIENYRNLLDAWRFWHKRAEFDIHRSKLDPSSKPLAQVFVSCNFCGKSISYSCSAMPHQGRGFSQYGVSGSPTKSKVTSCPGCRKPLPRCALCLMNMGTPVSNCPGTGKSDEKVDLTRENKLAQFNNWFTWCHNCRHGGHAGHILSWFRDHTECPVSACTCKCMQLDTTGNLVPSDSH from the exons ATGAGTGGCTCAAAGCCAGACATTTTGTGGTCTCCCCACCACGCGGACCGCTATGTCATCTGTGACTCAGAGCTTGGACTGTACCGCATCGGACGTGTGGGGTGCGGCGAGACCAAAGCCggagctctccccctctctgtggaGACCGCTGCTACCCTATTAGCGATCAACTCGGACACCCCATACATGAAATGTGTGGCCTGGTACCCAAAGCACGAGCCTGAATGTCTGCTAGCAGTTGGACAGGCTAACGGCAGGGTAGTCCTCACTAGCCTAGGCCAGAGCCACAACTCCAAGTGCAAGGAGCTGATGGGGAAGGAGTTTGTGCCCAAGCATGCACGTCAATGCAATACCCTAGCCTGGAACCCTGTGGACAGCAACTGGCTAGCCGCCGGGCTGGACAAGCACAGAGCAGACTTCTCAGTGCTCATATGGGACATTAGCAGTAAGTTCTCCCCAGAGGCTAGTGTAGCCGCTGAAAAGATCCGTCTCTCGTCCGGAGACACAGACTCTAGCCTAGTGGTGACCAAGCCCCTGTATGAGCTAGGCCAGAACGATGCTTGCCTGTCCCTCTGCTGGCTGCCCCGTGACCAGAAGCTGCTCCTGGCTGGCATGCACCGCAACCTGGCCATCTTTGACCTGCGCAACACCAGCCAGAAGACCTTCGTCAACACCAAGGCAATACAGGGTGTGACAGTGGACCCCCACTTCCCCGACCGCGTGGCCTCCTTCTTCGAGGGCCAGGTGGCCATCTGGGACCTGCGCAAATTTGAGAAGCCAGTGCTCACGCTCACCGAGCAGCCCAAGCCGCTCACCAAG GTGGCCTGGTGCCCCACGCGTATGGGCCTATTGGCCACACTAACACGTGACAGCAACATCATCCGCCTTTACGACATGCAGCATACGCCCACGCCCATCGGCGACGAGACAGAGCCCACGATCATCGAGCGCAGCGTGCAGCCCAGCAACAGCCTCATTGGCAGCTTCGCCTGGCACCCCACTTCCCAGAACCGCATGGTGGTGGTTTCGGCTGCCAACCGCGCCATGACTGACTTCACAGTGTTTGAACGTATCTCTTTAGCCTGGAGCTCCACCACTTCGCTCATGTGGGCCTGCGGCAGGCACCTGTACGAGTGTGCcgagggggtgggaggggagggtaCAGTAGAGAAGGACATAGCCACTAAGATGAGGCAGAGGGCACAGTCCAGGTACGGTCATGATACGGTCCAGGTGTGGAAGAACCATTTGCTGGCCGGAGGGGACGACCCCCAGCTCAAGTCCCTGTGGTACACTCTGTTCT TCATGAAGCAGTACACTGAAGACGTGGAGCAGAAACAGCAGGGGAGCAAACAGGCCCTGGTCTATTCAGGCATCAAGAACATAGTCAAGTCCAGCTCAG GCACTACAGAGAACCGGCGGTGCTGGAGCGGCTCGGACCGCCAGACGGACGTCCCCAGGTTCCACAGCGAGGAGCGCAGCCTTGCCCTTCGTCTGTGCGGCTGGATCAACCGAGGCCCCGACATCAACGTGGAGCCCTTCCTGCGCTCCCTGGAGGGGGAGGGCGAGTGGGAGCGTGCGGCCGCTGTGGCCCTCTTCAACCTGGACATCCGCAGGGCCATCCAGATCCTCAACAAGGGAGCCTCCGCTGAGCGAG GCGACCTGAACCTAAACGTGGTTGCCATGGCGTTGTCAGGCTACACGGACGAGAAGAGTTCCCTGTGGAGGGAGATGTGCAGCTCTCTGAGACTGCAGCTCAAGAACCCCTACCTGTGTGTCATGTTTGCCTTCCTCACCAGTGAGCCTGGCACCTACGACGGAGTACTG TATGAGAGTAGTGTGGCCGTAACGGACCGAGTGGCCTTCGCATGCATGTTCCTTAATGATGCACAG CTGCCTCGCTATATGGAGAAGTTGACCAGTGAGATGAAGGAGGTGGGGAACCTGGAGGGGATCCTGCTGACGGGGCTGACCAAAGACGGAGTGGACCTGATGGAGAGCTACGTGGACCGGACCGGAGACGTCCAGACCGCTAGCTTCTGCATGCTCAAG GGTTCCCCAGGGGAGGTGGTGAAGGACCCGCGTGTCCAGTGCTGGATCGAGAACTACCGTAACCTGCTGGATGCATGGAGGTTCTGGCACAAACGGGCTGAGTTTGACATCCACAGGAGCAAGCTGGACCCCAGCTCCAAACCACTGGCACAG GTGTTTGTGAGCTGTAACTTCTGTGGGAAGTCCATATCGTACAGCTGTTCGGCCATGCCCCACCAGGGCCGCGGCTTCAGCCAGTACGGGGTCAGTGGATCGCCCACCAAGTCAAAGGTCACCAGCTGCCCCGGCTGCAGGAAGCCCCTCCCCCGCTGTGCCCTCTGCCTCATGAACATGGGCACGCCTGTGTCCAACTGCCCAG
- the LOC123997676 gene encoding GATOR complex protein MIOS isoform X1: protein MSGSKPDILWSPHHADRYVICDSELGLYRIGRVGCGETKAGALPLSVETAATLLAINSDTPYMKCVAWYPKHEPECLLAVGQANGRVVLTSLGQSHNSKCKELMGKEFVPKHARQCNTLAWNPVDSNWLAAGLDKHRADFSVLIWDISSKFSPEASVAAEKIRLSSGDTDSSLVVTKPLYELGQNDACLSLCWLPRDQKLLLAGMHRNLAIFDLRNTSQKTFVNTKAIQGVTVDPHFPDRVASFFEGQVAIWDLRKFEKPVLTLTEQPKPLTKVAWCPTRMGLLATLTRDSNIIRLYDMQHTPTPIGDETEPTIIERSVQPSNSLIGSFAWHPTSQNRMVVVSAANRAMTDFTVFERISLAWSSTTSLMWACGRHLYECAEGVGGEGTVEKDIATKMRQRAQSRYGHDTVQVWKNHLLAGGDDPQLKSLWYTLFFMKQYTEDVEQKQQGSKQALVYSGIKNIVKSSSGTTENRRCWSGSDRQTDVPRFHSEERSLALRLCGWINRGPDINVEPFLRSLEGEGEWERAAAVALFNLDIRRAIQILNKGASAERGDLNLNVVAMALSGYTDEKSSLWREMCSSLRLQLKNPYLCVMFAFLTSEPGTYDGVLYESSVAVTDRVAFACMFLNDAQLPRYMEKLTSEMKEVGNLEGILLTGLTKDGVDLMESYVDRTGDVQTASFCMLKGSPGEVVKDPRVQCWIENYRNLLDAWRFWHKRAEFDIHRSKLDPSSKPLAQVFVSCNFCGKSISYSCSAMPHQGRGFSQYGVSGSPTKSKVTSCPGCRKPLPRCALCLMNMGTPVSNCPGTGHGTGKSDEKVDLTRENKLAQFNNWFTWCHNCRHGGHAGHILSWFRDHTECPVSACTCKCMQLDTTGNLVPSDSH from the exons ATGAGTGGCTCAAAGCCAGACATTTTGTGGTCTCCCCACCACGCGGACCGCTATGTCATCTGTGACTCAGAGCTTGGACTGTACCGCATCGGACGTGTGGGGTGCGGCGAGACCAAAGCCggagctctccccctctctgtggaGACCGCTGCTACCCTATTAGCGATCAACTCGGACACCCCATACATGAAATGTGTGGCCTGGTACCCAAAGCACGAGCCTGAATGTCTGCTAGCAGTTGGACAGGCTAACGGCAGGGTAGTCCTCACTAGCCTAGGCCAGAGCCACAACTCCAAGTGCAAGGAGCTGATGGGGAAGGAGTTTGTGCCCAAGCATGCACGTCAATGCAATACCCTAGCCTGGAACCCTGTGGACAGCAACTGGCTAGCCGCCGGGCTGGACAAGCACAGAGCAGACTTCTCAGTGCTCATATGGGACATTAGCAGTAAGTTCTCCCCAGAGGCTAGTGTAGCCGCTGAAAAGATCCGTCTCTCGTCCGGAGACACAGACTCTAGCCTAGTGGTGACCAAGCCCCTGTATGAGCTAGGCCAGAACGATGCTTGCCTGTCCCTCTGCTGGCTGCCCCGTGACCAGAAGCTGCTCCTGGCTGGCATGCACCGCAACCTGGCCATCTTTGACCTGCGCAACACCAGCCAGAAGACCTTCGTCAACACCAAGGCAATACAGGGTGTGACAGTGGACCCCCACTTCCCCGACCGCGTGGCCTCCTTCTTCGAGGGCCAGGTGGCCATCTGGGACCTGCGCAAATTTGAGAAGCCAGTGCTCACGCTCACCGAGCAGCCCAAGCCGCTCACCAAG GTGGCCTGGTGCCCCACGCGTATGGGCCTATTGGCCACACTAACACGTGACAGCAACATCATCCGCCTTTACGACATGCAGCATACGCCCACGCCCATCGGCGACGAGACAGAGCCCACGATCATCGAGCGCAGCGTGCAGCCCAGCAACAGCCTCATTGGCAGCTTCGCCTGGCACCCCACTTCCCAGAACCGCATGGTGGTGGTTTCGGCTGCCAACCGCGCCATGACTGACTTCACAGTGTTTGAACGTATCTCTTTAGCCTGGAGCTCCACCACTTCGCTCATGTGGGCCTGCGGCAGGCACCTGTACGAGTGTGCcgagggggtgggaggggagggtaCAGTAGAGAAGGACATAGCCACTAAGATGAGGCAGAGGGCACAGTCCAGGTACGGTCATGATACGGTCCAGGTGTGGAAGAACCATTTGCTGGCCGGAGGGGACGACCCCCAGCTCAAGTCCCTGTGGTACACTCTGTTCT TCATGAAGCAGTACACTGAAGACGTGGAGCAGAAACAGCAGGGGAGCAAACAGGCCCTGGTCTATTCAGGCATCAAGAACATAGTCAAGTCCAGCTCAG GCACTACAGAGAACCGGCGGTGCTGGAGCGGCTCGGACCGCCAGACGGACGTCCCCAGGTTCCACAGCGAGGAGCGCAGCCTTGCCCTTCGTCTGTGCGGCTGGATCAACCGAGGCCCCGACATCAACGTGGAGCCCTTCCTGCGCTCCCTGGAGGGGGAGGGCGAGTGGGAGCGTGCGGCCGCTGTGGCCCTCTTCAACCTGGACATCCGCAGGGCCATCCAGATCCTCAACAAGGGAGCCTCCGCTGAGCGAG GCGACCTGAACCTAAACGTGGTTGCCATGGCGTTGTCAGGCTACACGGACGAGAAGAGTTCCCTGTGGAGGGAGATGTGCAGCTCTCTGAGACTGCAGCTCAAGAACCCCTACCTGTGTGTCATGTTTGCCTTCCTCACCAGTGAGCCTGGCACCTACGACGGAGTACTG TATGAGAGTAGTGTGGCCGTAACGGACCGAGTGGCCTTCGCATGCATGTTCCTTAATGATGCACAG CTGCCTCGCTATATGGAGAAGTTGACCAGTGAGATGAAGGAGGTGGGGAACCTGGAGGGGATCCTGCTGACGGGGCTGACCAAAGACGGAGTGGACCTGATGGAGAGCTACGTGGACCGGACCGGAGACGTCCAGACCGCTAGCTTCTGCATGCTCAAG GGTTCCCCAGGGGAGGTGGTGAAGGACCCGCGTGTCCAGTGCTGGATCGAGAACTACCGTAACCTGCTGGATGCATGGAGGTTCTGGCACAAACGGGCTGAGTTTGACATCCACAGGAGCAAGCTGGACCCCAGCTCCAAACCACTGGCACAG GTGTTTGTGAGCTGTAACTTCTGTGGGAAGTCCATATCGTACAGCTGTTCGGCCATGCCCCACCAGGGCCGCGGCTTCAGCCAGTACGGGGTCAGTGGATCGCCCACCAAGTCAAAGGTCACCAGCTGCCCCGGCTGCAGGAAGCCCCTCCCCCGCTGTGCCCTCTGCCTCATGAACATGGGCACGCCTGTGTCCAACTGCCCAGGTACTGGACATG
- the LOC123997677 gene encoding collagen alpha-1(XXVIII) chain-like encodes MLRKDNMGKGVALFLLLLALLHEAIGQRRRKGKYSVLRDGENDMTTCSMEVAFILDSSEGAKTFLFEKQKSFVLQFSTRLTMLQVSGWTLKLRMAALQYSSSVSVEHSFTAWQDLDVFHSRVSSMAYIGHGTYSTYAITNATQLFTQETKEDSVRVAVLMTDGADHPRNPDVIGAAADAKGSGVKLIAIGLSDLARQSQNSAKLRAIASTPAKQFVHSLTDPQLEEKLLKELGAIALEACPQAEVCLCERGERGPPGNPGTKGDPGYEGASGPKGSRGEPGVGGRPGSDGLEGSPGYKGDKGEIGDCGTPGGKGDEGPGGPPGPRGPRGDQGVNGPPGDQGPEGQTGPKGDQGTTGASGPAGDIGIGFPGPKGAKGIQGRPGTLGPIGIGEPGQPGPPGLAGAQGNQGAVGEGLPGSKGDRGHEGPRGERGLTGVGVKGDKGNPGQLGSQGPVGMPGAGIQGEKGNQGPVGPPGPRGNPGVGLMGQKGSQGFSGEPGIPGESGVGEPGPKGDPGSEGLPGIPGLSGEDGDIGQKGDIGLHGPRGPDGAPGKGVPGEKGDRGERGSRGQPGAVGPVGPMGAKGEPGSAGRAGTNGPPGRGLPGIKGDPGAVGPPGHVGEPGIGITGPKGERGLPGPIGPPGLEGEGLPGTPVRTPGVPGLTGEIGPEGKGLPGPKGDRGTPGPTGLAGAPGVGLMGPKGSAGQIGAPGPQGLPGEGIQGPKGESGFQGIPGPRGPPGQGIQGDKGERGFVGERGRKGDRGETGETGTAGPLGRLGEKGEPGLTREEVIKLVRSICGCGVKCRESPLELVFVIDSSESVGPDNFNVVKDFVNALVDRASVSRETTRVGVVLYSHIDMVVVSLHQQASRDQVKKAVRTMTYLGEGTFTGSAIHQANQVFRAARPGVRKVAIVITDGQADERDSVRLEEAVKEANGSNIETFVIGVVNQSDPLYEEFKKELHLMASDPDREHVYLIDDFRTLPTLESKLLSRICESDGGAQFSSIPSSRYSPGTPGQAGIVRETPERTDTDTPTFNGDFKKTHMVPGPPGESDRVFTPQGPQTGDRDNSETYRVPSFDREPFKRLPEFLLPSEMKNPSHSVVMTGSQAPTQRPLIVKLPGLPPTSPPVPQDALIPDERCGQTLDPGPCRNYFVKWYYDTTANACAQFWFGGCQGNQNRFESEKSCKKTCVKV; translated from the exons ATGTTGAGAAAGGACAACATGGGGAAAGGAGTGGCTCTGTTCCTTCTACTGTTGGCACTTCTTCACGAGGCTATAGGccagagaagaagaaaaggaaaGTACAGTGTCCTCAGAGATGGAGAAAATG ACATGACAACATGCTCCATGGAGGTGGCCTTTATTCTGGACAGTTCAGAGGGCGCCAAGACCTTCCTGTTCGAGAAGCAGAAGTCCTTTGTTCTGCAATTCAGCACTCGTCTCACCATGCTCCAGGTGTCTGGATGGACCCTGAAGCTGAGGATGGCTGCTCTCCAGTACAGCAGCTCTGTGTCTGTAGAGCACAGCTTCACTGCCTGGCAGGACCTGGATGTGTTCCACAGCAGAGTCAGCTCCATGGCCTACATTGGCCATGGCACCTACTCCACCTACGCCATCACCAACGCCACGCAGCTCTTCACCCAGGAGACCAAGGAGGACAGCGTCAGGGTGGCGGTGCTCATGACCGACGGTGCCGATCATCCGAGGAACCCTGATGTGATCGGAGCAGCGGCGGATGCTAAGGGTAGTGGCGTGAAGCTCATTGCTATAGGGTTGTCGGACCTGGCCCGCCAGAGCCAGAACAGTGCCAAACTCCGGGCTATCGCCAGCACACCGGCCAAGCAATTCGTCCACAGTCTCACTGACCCCCAGCTAGAGGAGAAGTTACTGAAAGAGTTG GGTGCAATAGCGCTTGAGGCA TGTCCACAggctgaagtgtgtttgtgtgaaagaggggagagaggcccTCCTGGAAACCCA GGTACAAAAGGAGATCCAGGATATGAAGGAGCATCTGGCCCAAAAGGATCAAGG GGAGAACCTGGAGTCGGTGGCCGACCAGGAAGTGACGGTCTTGAG GGCAGTCCTGGTTATAAAGGTGACAAG GGGGAGATAGGAGACTGTGGCACCCCTGGGGGAAAAGGAGATGAA GGCCCTGGAGGACCTCCTGGCCCACGGGGACCTAGAGGAGACCAG GGTGTTAATGGACCACCCGGGGACCAGGGTCCGGAGGGCCAAACAGGACCTAAA GGGGACCAAGGAACCACCGGTGCATCTGGACCAGCAGGTGACATTGGCATTGGGTTCCCAGGTCCAAAG GGGGCCAAAGGAATTCAGGGAAGACCAGGAACCCTTGGTCCCATTGGAATTGGAGAGCCAGGACAGCCA GGACCCCCAGGACTTGCTGGAGCACAGGGTAACCAGGGAGCAGTTGGGGAGGGGCTCCCTGGCTCAAAG GGGGATCGAGGCCACGAGGGCCCCAGAGGTGAGCGTGGTCTCACTGGTGTTGGGGTCAAAGGTGATAAG GGAAATCCTGGACAGCTTGGATCACAAGGACCGGTGGGAATGCCAGGGGCAGGAATTCAAGGAGAAAAG GGGAACCAAGGGCCAGTTGGCCCTCCAGGCCCCAGAGGGAATCCAGGTGTGGGACTTATGGGCCAAAAG GGAAGCCAAGGCTTTTCAGGAGAGCCTGGAATCCCAGGGGAGAGCGGTGTTGGGGAGCCAGGACCTAAA GGAGACCCAGGATCGGAGGGGTTACCTGGTATTCCGGGCCTCTCTGGAGAGGATGGAGACATAGGACAGAAG GGTGACATTGGGTTACATGGGCCCAGGGGACCTGATGGGGCACCCGGAAAAGGTGTCCCTGGAGAAAAG GGGGACCGAGGGGAGCGGGGCTCCAGGGGCCAGCCAGGGGCAGTAGGGCCTGTGGGGCCAATGGGGGCCAAG GGTGAACCCGGAAGTGCTGGACGAGCAGGTACAAACGGACCACCTGGGCGGGGGTTACCCGGTATCAAG GGGGACCCTGGTGCAGTAGGCCCACCAGGACATGTTGGTGAACCAGGAATAGGAATCACTGGACCGAAG GGTGAGAGAGGGCTACCAGGGCCCATTGGTCCACCTGGGCTTGAAGGGGAAGGCCTTCCTGGAACTCCAGTAA GGACCCCTGGAGTACCAGGATTGACAGGTGAGATTGGACCAGAAGGAAAAGGTTTACCTGGTCCTAAG GGAGACCGGGGAACTCCAGGCCCCACAGGACTAGCTGGAGCACCAGGAGTTGGGCTAATGGGCCCCAAG GGGTCAGCTGGTCAGATTGGAGCACCGGGTCCCCAGGGACTGCCTGGAGAGGGCATTCAAGGACCAAAG GGGGAGTCAGGATTCCAGGGGATCCCGGGCCCCAGGGGGCCCCCAGGACAGGGTATTCAAGGGGATAAG GGAGAAAGGGGGTTTGTGGGTGAACGAGGCAGAaagggggacaggggagagactggagagacaggAACTGCTGGACCTTTG ggcagactgggagaAAAGGGGGAACCTGGCCTAACA agagaggagGTCATCAAACTGGTCAGATCTATATGTG GTTGTGGAGTGAAGTGCCGTGAGAGCCCACTGGAGTTGGTCTTTGTGATTGACAGCTCAGAGAGTGTGGGCCCTGACAACTTCAACGTGGTTAAGGACTTTGTGAACGCTCTGGTCGACCGTGCCTCCGTGAGCCGGGAGACCACTCGCGTCGGGGTGGTCCTCTACAGCCACATCGACATGGTGGTGGTCAGTCTGCACCAGCAAGCCAGCCGGGACCAG GTGAAAAAGGCGGTCCGCACTATGACCTACCTGGGCGAAGGCACTTTCACGGGCAGCGCCATCCATCAGGCCAACCAGGTGTTCCGGGCGGCCAGGCCCGGGGTGAGGAAAGTGGCCATAGTGATCACAGATGGACAGGCAGACGAGAGGGACTCTGTGAGGCTGGAGGAGGCAGTGAAAGAGGCCAATGGCAGTAACATTGAGACGTTTGTCATCGGGGTGGTGAACCAAAGTGATCCGCTGTACGAGGAGTTTAAGAAAGAGCTCCACCTCATGGCCTCTGACCCAGACAGGGAACACGTCTACCTGATTGATGACTTCAGGACACTTCCTA CCCTTGAGAGCAAGCTGCTGAGTCGGATCTGTGAGAGTGATGGCGGGGCCCAATTCAGCTCCATCCCTAGCTCCAGATACTCCCCCGGAACCCCTGGACAAGCCGGGATTGTCAGGGAAACCCCAGAGAGGACTGATACTGACACGCCCACTTTCAATGGAGACTTTAAAAAAACACATATGGTG CCAGGTCCACCaggagagtcagacagagtcTTTACCCCACAGGGCCCCCAAACCGGGGACCGAGATAACTCAGAGACCTACAGGGTCCCATCCTTTGACAGGGAACCCTTCAAGCGCCTACCAGAGTTCCTTCTTCCATCagagatgaagaacccctcccaCAGTGTGGTCATGACGGGCTCCCAGGCTCCCACCCAGAGGCCCCTTATCGTAAAGCTACCCGGGCTCCCCCCAACCTCTCCACCTGTGCCCCAGGATGCTTTAATACCGG ATGAGAGATGTGGACAGACTCTGGACCCCGGGCCTTGCAGGAATTACTTTGTGAAGTGGTACTATGACACTACGGCTAATGCCTGTGCCCAGTTCTGGTTCGGAGGCTGTCAGGGAAACCAAAACCGATTTGAGTCGGAGAAGAGTTGCAAAAAAACCTGTGTTAAGGTCTAA